The following nucleotide sequence is from bacterium.
GTCCGGTTGAGCGGCGAAGGTGGCCAGGGGCTCGTGCTCGCCGGCAAGGTGCTGGCCGAGGCGGCTGCCATCTACGACGGCAAGAACGCCACCCAGAGCCAGTCCTACGGTCCCGAGGCGCGCGGCGGCGCCAGCCGCTCCGAGGTCATAATCTCGGACGAGGACATCGACTATCCCAAGGCGGTGAACATCGATTTGCTGCTGGCCCTGACCCAGGAGTCGGTCAACAAGTACCACTCCGACCTCAAGGAGGGCGGCATCCTGCTGGTGGACGCAGACGCCTGTTCCGACATCCCCGCCGGCGACTTCAGGGTCTACCGGGTTCCCATCATCGAGGTCGCCCGCGAGAAGGTGGGCAAGATACTTGTGGCGAACATCGTCGCCCTGGGCGTCATCACCGAGCTGGCCAAGGTCGTCACCCCGGAAGCGGTCGAGGCGGCCATCCTCGCGCGGGTGCCCAAGGGCACCGAGGAGCTGAACCTGAGCGCCTTCAAGGCCGGCGTCGAAGCCGCACGGGAACTGGGATCATAGCGCCCCCGGATCATATCTTCAGCTCGTCGAGCAGGGAATAGACGAGACTCGACACCCGCTTGGTCCGTGCGATCAATTCATCGACCAGTTTCTGGCGGCCCTTCTCGCAGTTTTCATCGTCGCAGTACCCGAGGACGTGGGCCAGGTAGCCCAGCTCCTCGGGCAGGAGATCGTCTTCGGCGGCGACGGTCAGGCGGTAGATGTCGCGCACGTGCTTCAGGTAGCGGAAGGAATCGAAGATCTGCTCCAGGTCGTCGGCCCGGTGCGGAAGGCGGTCCGCCAGGGGGGAGCGCAGCTCCTGGGTGACCGGCAGCCAGAGGTTCGATCTGGCCATCAGGATGAGCAGCATCAACTCGATGTCGCGCAGGCCACCCTTGGTTTCCTTGATGTCCAGCGCGGAGATGATTCCCTGATCCACCGCCTCGTGCCGGGACCGGATCTCGCCGGCGATCTGGCGCACGAAACCATCCTGATGTTCGAGGATGTAGGGGCGGATGATCTGTCCGTAGA
It contains:
- a CDS encoding 2-oxoacid:acceptor oxidoreductase family protein codes for the protein MSFRYEVRLSGEGGQGLVLAGKVLAEAAAIYDGKNATQSQSYGPEARGGASRSEVIISDEDIDYPKAVNIDLLLALTQESVNKYHSDLKEGGILLVDADACSDIPAGDFRVYRVPIIEVAREKVGKILVANIVALGVITELAKVVTPEAVEAAILARVPKGTEELNLSAFKAGVEAARELGS